A region of Anopheles merus strain MAF chromosome 2R, AmerM5.1, whole genome shotgun sequence DNA encodes the following proteins:
- the LOC121603256 gene encoding zinc finger protein 271-like, with protein MVHFCKLCQLLHKNMDFIQCDDSNVWLLETVFSVKITPLDGRVEPICRKCIRKYNKVMKDLKKSNGGFPVSRQTFIEHNKIHNGDAESLFQFPSAEQPASLNASNRTLDQPYLLDDESKELMFTGPVSEKANGSKNGMTLNISGEAATVYRITMGDTQESSEDDSSDGKSSIADEDESTDDSTEDDEEDDCCSDDTDDSSTSCSSTSSTGASSSETVASLRLEEHIKRGAEDSSVDLYSTYMDGPLMQNLPEGSLLQGVGDDYVVPEGDRIFPEKELMNDVLEPLQVDEPTSKIEDKVELAKPLQCEEQQRSQQQEQSQQESCQQESEEQEKHTPRIDDDQQGHKEEDKKNDGIPKKSRKRKKRSTGSAAQAKNYVCLVCQKRFSKAIYLKVHTRTHTGEKPYACDICFKSFTQASSLNTHKRLHFNVKPFVCEICNQQYTSAGNYKVHLRTHTQEKPYACSYCDKRFSQHSSKKMHERVHSQEKPYPCQVCLKAFSNVSNLTVHMRIHQGLKPYKCDKCDKSFAQSQTLKTHYISAHTDVRPFQCDRCPKSYATLSNLNNHKHTHLEEKPFACEECGKRFTQKSSLKTHALSHNTERPYPCEECTKSFNTQAMLNTHRRNMHSTERPFACTKCNKSYAQETRLRQHMLSHAEVKPYPCVECGKTFTTATNLRIHQRVHSGEKPYPCPTCGKCFSQRSSLRTHEILHLPPELRPEPSVQSDIPRGRRKQKIKIECGECGKVFTLRGRYRNHMKQVHQRDVQDVDDEKCMSLDGSEESDNDAPIDTEVGTKAVQEKQNQLRSASGNNRSGKDLSQHLSAAEENEDDETHEEDDEDYEDEYEDDGNDDDEEDREHETGATHLNNSAVPLLEQYHYGQIISEQN; from the exons ATGGTGCATTTCTGCAAATTGTGCCAGCTGCTGCATAAAAACATGGACTTTATCCAGTGCGATGATTCTAACGTTTGGTTGCTTGAAACAGTATTTTCGGTTAAG ATTACTCCCCTGGATGGACGTGTTGAGCCTATCTGCCGGAAGTGCATACGCAAATACAACAAGGTGATGAAAGATCTTAAAAAGTCCAACGGTGGTTTCCCTGTTTCCCGTCAAACTTTTATCGAACACAACAAAATTCACAACGGAGATGCGGAGTCGCTCTTTCAGTTCCCGAGTGCAGAACAACCGGCGTCGCTCAACGCGTCAAACAGAACTTTGGATCAACCGTACCTGTTGGATGATGAAAGTAAAGAGCTTATGTTTACAGGACCGGTATCGGAGAAGGCAAATGGCAGTAAGAATGGCATGACTCTGAACATCAGTGGCGAGGCCGCAACAGTGTATCGCATAACAATGGGCGATACACAGGAATCGTCGGAAGATGACAGTTCGGATGGGAAGAGCAGTATAGCCGACGAGGACGAAAGTACTGACGACTCTACCGAAGACGATGAAGAGGATGATTGTTGTAGTGACGATACGGATGACTCGAGCACTAGCTGTAGCAGTACTAGCAGTACCGGTGCTAGCTCATCCGAAACTGTGGCTAGCTTGCGGCTAGAAGAGCATATAAAGCGAGGAGCAGAGGACTCCTCTGTGGATTTATATAGCACATATATGGACGGTCCTTTGATGCAAAATCTTCCCGAGGGAAGCCTCCTGCAAGGAGTTGGAGACGATTATGTTGTTCCCGAAGGGGATCGCATTTTCCCAGAAAAGGAGCTTATGAATGATGTCTTGGAACCACTTCAGGTGGACGAGCCGACATCTAAAATTGAAGACAAAGTTGAATTGGCAAAGCCATTACAATGTGAAGAACAGCAAAGGTCACAGCAGCAAGAGCAGAGCCAGCAAGAATCATGTCAACAGGAAAGCGAAgagcaagaaaaacacacgCCACGAATCGATGATGACCAACAAGGACACAAggaagaagataaaaaaaatgatggaatCCCTAAAAAGTCTCGCAAGCGCAAGAAACGGAGCACTGGATCTGCTGCACAAGCAAAAAATTACGTTTGTCTCGTATGCCAAAAGAGATTTTCAAAAGCGATATATTTAAAAGTACATACTCGAACCCATACGGGAGAAAAACCGTACGCGTGTGATATTTGCTTCAAGAGTTTCACGCAGGCATCTAGTTTAAACACGCATAAGCGACTTCACTTCAACGTAAAGCCGTTTGTGTGCGAAATTTGTAACCAGCAATATACAAGTGCTGGAAACTATAAAGTACATCTTCGTACGCACACCCAGGAAAAACCATACGCTTGTAGCTATTGCGATAAACGATTTAGCCAGCACTCTAGCAAAAAAATGCACGAACGTGTGCATAGCCAGGAAAAGCCGTACCCTTGCCAGGTATGCCTAAAGGCGTTCAGCAATGTTAGCAATCTCACTGTTCATATGCGGATCCACCAGGGTTTGAAGCCGTACAAGTGTGATAAATGCGATAAAAGCTTCGCTCAGTCTCAAACACTCAAAACGCATTACATATCCGCGCATACCGACGTACGACCTTTCCAATGTGATCGATGCCCTAAATCGTATGCAACATTGTCGAATTTAAACaaccacaaacatacacaccttGAAGAAAAACCGTTCGCCTGCGAAGAATGTGGGAAGCGATTTACTCAAAAATCTTCACTTAAAACCCATGCACTTTCGCACAACACCGAACGTCCCTATCCTTGTGAAGAATGTACCAAATCATTCAACACGCAGGCCATGTTGAATACACACCGTCGAAATATGCACAGTACAGAAAGACCGTTTGCTTGTACAAAGTGCAATAAATCATACGCACAGGAAACGAGACTTCGGCAACACATGTTGAGTCATGCAGAGGTTAAACCTTATCCGTGTGTAGAATGTGGAAAGACGTTTACGACTGCTACCAACCTACGTATACATCAGCGAGTCCATTCTGGCGAAAAACCATACCCGTGCCCAACTTGCGGTAAATGTTTCTCGCAAAGATCCTCTCTTCGAACGCATGAAATTCTTCATTTACCACCGGAATTACGGCCAGAACCGTCGGTTCAATCCGATATACCGcggggaagaagaaaacaaaaaattaaaatcgaaTGTGGCGAATGTGGAAAAGTATTTACACTACGAGGACGCTACCGCAATCACATGAAACAGGTACACCAAAGAGATGTGCAAGATGTAGATGACGAAAAGTGCATGAGCCTGGATGGTTCCGAAGAGAGTGACAACGACGCACCCATCGATACGGAAGTAGGTACGAAAGCAGTACAAGAGAAGCAAAACCAGTTAAGATCAGCTTCTGGGAATAATCGATCTGGTAAAGATCTTAGCCAACATCTGTCAGCTGCAGAAGAGAACGAGGACGATGAAACACATGAAGAAGATGATGAAGATTATGAAGACGAATACGAGGATGACGgtaacgacgacgacgaagaagATCGTGAACATGAGACAGGAGCAACGCATTTAAACAATTCCGCAGTTCCTTTGCTGGAACAGTACCATTATGGACAAATAATTTCCGAGCAAAACTAA
- the LOC121603354 gene encoding electron transfer flavoprotein subunit beta has protein sequence MSRVLVGVKRVIDYAVKIRVKPDKSGVVTEGVKHSMNPFDEIAVEEAVKLKEKKIAAEVVVVSVGPSQSQEVLRTALAMGADRGIHVEVAGKEFDLLQPIHVSKILAKLAQDEKADLVILGKQAIDDDCNQTAQMTAAVLDWPQATFASKVEKEGDTLKVVREVDGGLETIKTKMPAVVSADLRLNTPRYATLPNIMKAKKKPIKKLAPKDLGVDTTPRIEIVSIEDPPVRQAGSILPDVDTLLTKLRDGGHIK, from the exons ATGTCCCGAGTATTAGTTGGAGTAAAACGTGTTATCGACTATGCCGTGAAG atTCGCGTTAAGCCGGACAAATCCGGTGTCGTCACTGAAGGGGTCAAGCACTCCATGAAcccttttgatgaaattgctGTAGAAGAAGCAGTCAaattgaaagagaaaaaaattgcCGCTGAGGTGGTGGTTGTTTCGGTTGGTCCTTCTCAATCCCAGGAAGTACTCCGTACGGCCCTTGCCATGGGGGCAGATCGTGGAATACATGTAGAGGTAGCAGGCAAGGAGTTTGATCTTCTTCAGCCTATTCATGTTTCGAAAATACTGGCCAAACTCGCACAAGATGAGAAAGCGGATCTAGTGATTCTCGGTAAGCAAGCCATCGATGATGATTGCAATCAGACGGCGCAGATGACTGCCGCTGTGTTAGATTGGCCACAGGCTACTTTCGCCTCTAAGGTCGAAAAAGAAGGAGATACATTAAAAGTCGTGCGCGAGGTGGACGGTGGACTGGAAACCATTAAGACTAAGATGCCGGCAGTAGTTAGTGCTGACTTGCGTCTAAATACCCCACGCTATGCTACCCTTCCCAATATCATGAAGGCAAAGAAGAAACCGATAAAGAAACTTGCACCGAAAGATTTGGGAGTTGACACAACGCCCCGTATCGAAATTGTCTCCATCGAAGATCCTCCTGTCAGACAAGCTGGATCCATACTGCCGGACGTGGACACTTTGTTGACCAAACTGCGTGACGGTGGTCATATTAAGTAG